From the genome of Parazoarcus communis, one region includes:
- the prsR gene encoding PEP-CTERM-box response regulator transcription factor, which yields MAEKQRTLLIVEDDPALQKQMRWAFDGFETVVASDRESAIAQLRRHEPAVVTMDLGLPPAPDDVSEGFALLAEMLALAPDTKVIVLTGQHDRENAVRAVGMGAYDFFGKPFEPELLALTIERAFRLHDLQAENTRLRESQTGPLSGLLTRDPGMLKVCRMIEKVASAAVTVALLGESGTGKEVLARGLHTMSPRAKERFVAINCAAIPENLLESELFGYEKGAFTGAAKQTPGKIETAHKGTLFLDEIGDLPMPLQAKLLRFLQERVIERIGGRQEIPVDVRVVCATHRDLKAQIEAGQFREDLYYRLAEIVVDIPPLRAREGDAILLAHAFVQRFAAENGRGSMHLAEDAIPALEAHAWPGNVRELENCLKRAVIMADGNRITAEDLGLESADEDLEMLNLRQVRDEAERRAVVRVIARTNGNIAKAAEVLGVSRPSLYDLMNRFGLKKEN from the coding sequence ATGGCTGAGAAGCAGCGAACCTTACTGATCGTTGAAGACGATCCTGCCCTGCAGAAGCAGATGCGCTGGGCGTTCGACGGTTTCGAGACGGTTGTGGCCAGCGACCGGGAGAGCGCGATTGCGCAGTTGCGTCGCCATGAGCCCGCTGTCGTGACCATGGATCTTGGTCTGCCTCCTGCCCCCGATGATGTGTCTGAAGGCTTTGCGCTCCTGGCGGAAATGCTGGCCCTGGCGCCCGACACCAAGGTCATCGTGCTCACAGGGCAGCACGATCGTGAGAATGCTGTGCGTGCGGTGGGAATGGGGGCATACGATTTCTTCGGTAAGCCCTTCGAGCCCGAGTTGCTCGCGCTGACCATCGAGCGCGCGTTTCGGCTTCATGACCTTCAGGCGGAGAATACGCGGCTGCGCGAGAGTCAGACGGGGCCGCTCTCCGGCCTGCTGACGCGCGATCCCGGGATGCTGAAGGTCTGCAGGATGATTGAGAAGGTTGCGTCTGCCGCTGTCACGGTTGCGCTGCTCGGAGAAAGCGGTACCGGTAAGGAAGTGCTTGCCCGCGGCCTGCATACGATGTCGCCGCGTGCCAAGGAGCGTTTTGTAGCGATCAACTGCGCTGCGATTCCCGAAAACCTGCTCGAAAGCGAACTTTTCGGTTACGAGAAAGGGGCGTTTACGGGCGCCGCAAAGCAGACACCGGGCAAGATCGAAACCGCTCACAAAGGTACACTCTTTCTCGACGAAATTGGCGACCTGCCAATGCCGTTGCAGGCGAAACTTCTGCGCTTTCTGCAGGAACGGGTCATCGAGCGCATCGGCGGACGGCAGGAGATCCCGGTCGATGTGCGCGTCGTCTGTGCGACCCATCGTGATCTGAAGGCTCAGATCGAGGCCGGGCAGTTTCGCGAGGATCTCTACTACCGGCTTGCCGAGATCGTGGTCGATATCCCGCCGCTGCGAGCGCGCGAAGGGGATGCGATTCTGCTTGCACATGCTTTCGTTCAGCGTTTTGCCGCCGAGAATGGACGCGGCAGCATGCACCTGGCAGAGGATGCGATTCCCGCACTTGAGGCTCATGCGTGGCCGGGGAATGTGCGGGAGCTGGAGAACTGCCTGAAGCGCGCGGTGATCATGGCTGACGGCAACCGGATCACGGCCGAGGATCTTGGCCTGGAGAGCGCCGATGAAGACCTTGAGATGCTCAATCTCAGACAGGTCAGAGATGAGGCGGAGCGCCGGGCGGTGGTGCGCGTCATCGCCCGTACCAATGGCAACATCGCAAAGGCAGCTGAAGTGCTCGGCGTAAGTCGGCCCTCGCTTTACGATCTCATGAATCGTTTCGGATTGAAGAAGGAGAATTGA
- the prsK gene encoding XrtA/PEP-CTERM system histidine kinase PrsK, which produces MADFAVWGYGLTALVYFVFGVYLYAAWRGAPKGGLLLVAVGVSFVWALVSAIYASTQLAWLFQLALVFDVFRSACWFAFLLILQKPLIPPGVRWPVGFASLIIGAQLLSVLLSGFEQLSPDWALRFTISASLASAVFGLVLVEQLYRGIPRESRWGLKPLCLGLSASYMFELYLFAEGFLFGRLDPDVWAVRGLAHALVVPLIALSGARTSSWSLRMAMSREAVFHSTALAVAGLYLLAVAGAGYYVRYFGGDWGRALQAALLFAALLLLAVFFFSGAQRARMRVLINKHLFPYRYDYRNEWLRFTQALSSADGKLDLGESVIKALSDLVESPGGSLWLRGADGRVSVHSRLNQPQVDVSEPPDSPFLLYLNEREWVINLEEYRSSPAVYKGLVLPEWLAHFPDAWLLIPLKDGNGLVGFLVLSAPRARFDVDWEVLDLLKTAQRQAASYLARMQSAEALLEARKFESFNRMSAFVVHDLKNLVAQLSLMLKNAERHRHNPEFQDDMLETVAHVEARMRGLMAQLQEKRSIDPTRTVALPSTLEAICRRRRTQLPMVELMLPSAGDWSVGAHPERLERVIGHIVQNALEATSEDGKVIVRLDADDDDRIRIVVQDTGRGMSEAFLRDRLARPFETTKSSGMGIGVYETRQYIRELGGDVHFESEEGVGTCVTIVLPRMVRGSLIEDQGVVSQHG; this is translated from the coding sequence TTGGCTGATTTCGCGGTGTGGGGCTATGGTCTGACGGCCCTCGTTTATTTCGTGTTTGGCGTGTATCTCTACGCCGCCTGGCGTGGAGCCCCCAAGGGGGGCTTGCTGCTCGTCGCGGTAGGGGTGTCGTTCGTCTGGGCGCTGGTTTCGGCAATCTATGCAAGCACCCAGCTTGCCTGGCTGTTCCAGCTTGCACTCGTATTTGACGTCTTTCGTTCAGCCTGCTGGTTTGCGTTTCTGCTGATTCTGCAGAAACCGCTTATTCCCCCTGGTGTGCGATGGCCCGTCGGCTTCGCTTCACTGATCATCGGCGCCCAACTGCTCAGCGTCCTTCTGTCCGGATTCGAGCAACTTTCCCCCGACTGGGCCCTGCGCTTCACGATCTCCGCATCACTTGCCTCTGCCGTGTTCGGACTGGTGCTGGTTGAACAGCTTTACCGAGGCATTCCTCGTGAGTCGCGCTGGGGGCTCAAGCCGCTCTGCCTTGGTCTCAGTGCCAGTTACATGTTCGAGCTCTACCTGTTTGCTGAAGGCTTCCTCTTTGGTCGCCTTGACCCCGATGTCTGGGCCGTGCGAGGCTTGGCTCACGCCCTGGTGGTGCCCTTGATCGCGCTGTCGGGCGCGAGGACATCCTCGTGGTCGCTGAGGATGGCAATGTCGCGGGAGGCAGTGTTCCATTCGACCGCATTGGCTGTTGCCGGGCTGTACTTGCTGGCCGTCGCAGGCGCGGGGTACTACGTCCGTTACTTCGGTGGCGACTGGGGGCGTGCGCTCCAGGCGGCCCTGCTGTTTGCCGCACTGCTGTTGCTGGCCGTTTTCTTCTTCTCGGGCGCCCAGCGCGCACGAATGCGGGTGCTGATCAACAAGCACCTGTTTCCTTATCGTTATGACTATCGCAATGAGTGGCTCAGGTTTACTCAGGCCCTGTCGTCGGCCGATGGGAAGCTCGATCTCGGTGAGTCAGTGATCAAGGCCTTGTCGGATCTGGTGGAGAGTCCGGGGGGAAGTCTGTGGCTGAGGGGGGCGGATGGGCGGGTATCGGTCCACTCCAGATTGAATCAGCCGCAGGTTGATGTCTCCGAGCCGCCGGACTCGCCATTCCTGCTGTATCTCAACGAGCGGGAGTGGGTGATCAATCTTGAGGAGTATCGCTCCAGTCCAGCGGTGTACAAGGGGCTTGTGCTGCCCGAGTGGCTCGCGCATTTTCCGGATGCGTGGTTGCTGATTCCGTTGAAGGATGGAAATGGCCTGGTTGGATTCCTCGTTCTGAGCGCACCCAGAGCGCGTTTCGATGTCGATTGGGAGGTGCTGGACCTGCTCAAGACCGCACAGCGTCAGGCCGCGAGTTATCTGGCGCGGATGCAGTCCGCAGAGGCCTTGCTCGAAGCACGGAAGTTCGAGTCGTTCAATCGCATGTCGGCCTTCGTGGTTCACGACCTGAAGAACCTCGTTGCCCAGCTCTCGTTGATGCTGAAGAACGCTGAGCGTCACCGTCACAATCCCGAGTTTCAGGATGACATGCTGGAGACTGTGGCGCATGTTGAAGCGCGCATGCGAGGGCTGATGGCGCAATTGCAGGAGAAGCGCTCGATCGACCCGACGCGAACCGTTGCCTTGCCATCGACGCTGGAGGCGATCTGTCGCCGTCGCCGAACTCAGCTGCCCATGGTCGAACTGATGCTTCCATCTGCTGGTGACTGGTCGGTTGGCGCCCATCCTGAGCGACTCGAACGAGTTATTGGTCATATCGTGCAAAATGCACTTGAGGCGACTTCGGAGGATGGTAAGGTGATAGTACGTCTGGATGCCGACGATGACGATCGAATCCGGATTGTCGTGCAGGATACCGGGCGCGGCATGTCAGAGGCTTTTCTTCGCGACCGCCTTGCCCGTCCTTTCGAAACCACGAAGTCGAGCGGTATGGGAATCGGCGTCTACGAGACCCGGCAGTACATCAGGGAGTTGGGTGGTGATGTCCATTTCGAAAGCGAGGAGGGCGTCGGCACCTGCGTCACCATAGTTTTGCCGCGGATGGTCCGGGGCAGTTTGATTGAAGATCAGGGAGTGGTCAGTCAGCATGGCTGA